From the genome of Maribacter algicola, one region includes:
- a CDS encoding PadR family transcriptional regulator produces MNVENTKAQMRKGVLEYCILSILNGQDKYASEILDTLKDAKMLVVEGTIYPLLTRLKNAGLLNYRWEESTSGPPRKYYTLTETGKLFLKELDSTWDELRKATNLVTNTKNS; encoded by the coding sequence ATGAATGTAGAAAATACAAAAGCGCAAATGCGTAAGGGAGTTCTAGAGTACTGCATCCTGTCCATTTTGAACGGACAAGACAAGTACGCCTCTGAAATCCTAGATACGCTTAAAGACGCCAAAATGCTGGTAGTGGAAGGAACCATTTACCCGCTATTGACTCGGTTAAAAAATGCAGGTCTTCTCAATTATCGTTGGGAAGAATCCACATCTGGACCACCAAGAAAATACTATACCCTAACTGAAACCGGTAAACTTTTCCTGAAGGAATTGGATTCTACCTGGGATGAATTGAGAAAAGCCACCAATCTGGTAACCAACACAAAAAACAGCTAA
- a CDS encoding nuclear transport factor 2 family protein, producing the protein MTLLKIIIYVVVAFFSSLAFGQVSKDSELYKTILELDKTYFTAYNECDMDTQEAFYDEDLEFYHDKGGLATDKVALLESIKKNICGKVTRNLVEESVEVHDIPGFGAVQIGLHSFFNKEEPNAVSKPSKFISIWKKTNDRWLMHRVISLH; encoded by the coding sequence ATGACCCTATTAAAAATTATCATATACGTCGTGGTTGCCTTCTTTTCCAGCTTGGCATTTGGACAGGTCTCCAAAGACTCTGAATTATACAAGACCATTTTGGAACTGGACAAGACCTACTTCACCGCTTATAATGAATGTGATATGGATACACAAGAAGCATTCTATGATGAAGACTTGGAATTTTATCATGACAAGGGAGGGTTGGCCACGGACAAGGTTGCACTTTTGGAAAGTATCAAAAAAAATATTTGTGGAAAAGTAACCCGAAACCTAGTTGAAGAAAGTGTGGAAGTCCACGACATTCCCGGTTTTGGGGCGGTGCAGATAGGCCTACATAGTTTTTTTAACAAGGAGGAACCCAATGCCGTATCCAAACCATCAAAATTTATTTCCATATGGAAAAAGACAAACGACCGTTGGCTCATGCACAGGGTTATAAGTTTACATTAA
- a CDS encoding DUF4870 domain-containing protein, with product MTESLSKHERNLSALIHASTFSKFFVPFGNFIVPLILWTANKKEYEFVDHNGKQALNFQISLLLYSIILGIISIPFFIGFFPNIFDFDFLGFGHLNNWNRLNFHIDSDDFRFGTWLLPVGISGLLQGALFVVNIVYTILATIRTNEGQTFQYPLTIKFIK from the coding sequence ATGACAGAATCATTATCCAAACACGAAAGAAATTTATCCGCATTGATACATGCGAGTACGTTCTCTAAATTCTTTGTTCCGTTCGGGAATTTTATTGTGCCATTGATTTTATGGACGGCCAATAAAAAAGAATATGAGTTTGTAGATCATAACGGAAAACAGGCCCTCAATTTTCAAATCAGCCTCCTACTCTATTCTATAATCCTTGGAATAATCAGTATTCCTTTTTTCATTGGTTTTTTTCCAAATATTTTTGATTTTGACTTTTTGGGTTTTGGCCATTTGAACAACTGGAACCGTCTAAACTTTCACATAGATAGTGACGATTTTAGGTTTGGGACTTGGTTGTTGCCTGTGGGGATTTCCGGACTACTCCAAGGAGCATTGTTCGTAGTGAACATTGTCTACACCATTTTGGCGACCATAAGAACCAACGAAGGACAAACGTTTCAATACCCCCTAACCATAAAATTCATTAAATAA
- a CDS encoding DUF4442 domain-containing protein, which produces MAVSTSKFNTFTFFKLPSAWWCGVRLRHLDQQKAVVTVKHKWFNQNPFNSMFWAVQGMAAELSTGAMMIDQINATGKKISMLVANNKANFSKKATGEITFTCEDGHLIKDALERTMATGEGQTVWMKSVGINTDGVVVSTFHFEWTVKLKQ; this is translated from the coding sequence ATGGCCGTTAGTACTAGTAAATTCAATACGTTTACTTTTTTTAAGTTACCTTCTGCCTGGTGGTGCGGCGTACGTTTGAGACATTTGGACCAACAGAAAGCTGTTGTGACCGTAAAACACAAATGGTTCAATCAAAATCCTTTTAATTCCATGTTTTGGGCCGTTCAAGGAATGGCCGCAGAACTTTCTACAGGGGCCATGATGATCGATCAGATCAATGCAACGGGCAAGAAAATCTCAATGCTTGTTGCCAATAATAAGGCCAATTTTTCTAAAAAGGCCACGGGAGAAATCACCTTTACCTGTGAGGACGGACATTTAATAAAGGATGCATTGGAGAGAACTATGGCCACGGGTGAGGGGCAAACAGTTTGGATGAAATCAGTAGGTATCAATACCGATGGGGTAGTGGTAAGTACTTTTCATTTTGAGTGGACGGTAAAGTTGAAGCAATAG